The following coding sequences lie in one Arachis ipaensis cultivar K30076 chromosome B05, Araip1.1, whole genome shotgun sequence genomic window:
- the LOC107640196 gene encoding uncharacterized protein LOC107640196: MDKTWILKPRDSIEYRRGLNKFLDFAFANASDNMIKCPCPQCGFQFMQIREDAYDHLLIKPFLPGYTLWLRHGEKPAEERSTCTPILEKVNTKVNPYLQMVHEAFNFTMPPGGEETTTGDPIEDDDLELPYLYDGPSREAQDFADLLANGAEELYPGCSKYSKLSFLVKLYHIKCICGVSDKAMSMILDLLRDAFEQAKLPSTFYEAKKTIRKLGIEYKKVDACPNDCMLYRGDDEDVTKCKQCGTSRWKQKTRKGSVTKLKIPVRKNGKPLPAKTLRCFPLIPRLQRFFMCSKTSTDMVWHKESDNNDGYLRHPRDAEAWKEFDAKYPCFSNDPRNVRLALASDEFNPFGNMSTKYSIWPVILIPYNLPPWLCMKQTSFILSMIISGPKMPGNDIDVYLEPLVDELKQLWDGVETYDANKRTTFKMRAVLMWTITNFPGLENLS; encoded by the coding sequence ATGGACAAAACCTGGATTCTTAAGCCACGAGATAGCATAGAATATAGACGAGGACTTAATAAGTTTCTAGACTTTGCATTTGCGAATGCATCGGATAACATGATAAAGTGTCCATGTCCTCAATGTGGGTTTCAATTTATGCAAATAAGAGAGGATGCGTACGACCACTTGTTGATAAAGCCTTTTCTCCCTGGATATACTTTGTGGTTGCGTCATGGTGAAAAACCAGCTGAGGAGAGATCTACTTGCACACCGATACTTGAGAAAGTTAATACCAAGGTGAATCCATATCTTCAAATGGTGCATGAGGCATTTAACTTCACAATGCCTCCTGGAGGTGAGGAGACCACAACAGGAGATCCTATAGAAGACGATGATCTGGAGTTGCCGTACTTGTACGATGGTCCAAGTCGCGAGGCACAGGATTTTGCCGATCTTCTTGCGAATGGAGCGGAAGAATTATATCCCGGCTGTTCGAAATACTCAAAGTTGTCTTTTCTGGTGAAACTTTATCATATTAAGTGTATCTGCGGGGTGAGTGACAAGGCTATGTCGATGATCTTGGACTTATTGCGGGATGCATTCGAGCAAGCCAAACTCCCATCCACTTTCTATGAAGCGAAGAAAACTATACGAAAGTTAGGGATTGAATACAAAAAGGTTGATGCATGCCCGAATGATTGCATGTTGTATCGGGGTGATGATGAAGACGTGACCAAATGCAAGCAGTGTGGAACTTCACGATGGAAGCAAAAAACGCGAAAGGGTTCTGTTACGAAACTCAAAATACCGGTCAGGAAGAACGGAAAGCCTCTCCCAGCAAAAACTCTCCGTTGCTTTCCTCTTATACCACGACTGCAACGGTTTTTCATGTGTAGCAAGACTTCAACTGACATGGTATGGCATAAAGAGTCTGATAATAATGATGGGTACTTGAGGCATCCAAGGGATGCTGAAGCATGGAAAGAATTTGATGCAAAGTATCCATGTTTTTCCAACGATCCGCGCAATGTTCGTTTAGCTTTAGCTAGTGACGAATTTAATCCATTCGGAAATATGAGTACGAAGTATTCCATTTGGCCTGTGATTCTTATTCCGTACAATCTTCCTCCATGGCTTTGTATGAAACAAACATCTTTTATCTTATCTATGATTATTTCCGGTCCTAAAATGCCAGGTAATGACATAGATGTATATTTGGAGCCCTTGGTGGATGAGTTGAAGCAATTGTGGGATGGTGTTGAAACTTATGATGCTA